The Monodelphis domestica isolate mMonDom1 chromosome 7, mMonDom1.pri, whole genome shotgun sequence genome window below encodes:
- the MAFK gene encoding transcription factor MafK — MTTNPKPNKALKVKKESGENAPVLSDDELVSMSVRELNQHLRGLTKEEVMRLKQRRRTLKNRGYAASCRIKRVTQKEELERQRVELQQEVEKLARENSSMKLELDALRSKYEALQTFARTVARGPIAPTKVATTSVITIVKSAEISSTSVPFSAAS, encoded by the exons ATGACGACTAATCCCAAACCAAACAAGGCATTAAAG GTTAAGAAGGAGTCAGGAGAGAATGCCCCAGTGCTCAGTGACGATGAGCTGGTATCAATGTCTGTGCGAGAGCTCAACCAGCACCTCCGGGGCCTCACCAAGGAGGAGGTGATGCGCCTGAAGCAGCGTCGGCGCACACTTAAGAACCGAGGCTATGCTGCAAGCTGCCGCATTAAGCGGGTGACCCAGAAGGAGGAGCTGGAGCGGCAGCGGGTGGAGTTACAACAAGAGGTGGAGAAACTGGCCCGAGAAAATAGCAGCATGAAGCTGGAGCTGGATGCCCTCCGCTCTAAATACGAAGCATTGCAGACATTCGCACGCACCGTAGCCCGTGGACCCATTGCTCCCACCAAGGTTGCCACCACCAGCGTCATCACCATTGTCAAATCAGCCGAGATTTCGTCCACCTCGGTGCCCTTTTCAGCTGCATCCTAG